From a single Micromonospora carbonacea genomic region:
- a CDS encoding DUF6493 family protein, which produces MKSTVRRRRELAAGGSSDLFDLVDAGSADLVAVALTGLPEQRRRAVGVELTEWFKTHRSTFWGSAKGTALAVAVVGCLPTAAQAAALLSRRSVAIDGDRAARLVRVVAVERGIDWLPELARRMADKLTRDVWLGHWRFVAGLLPADAAPPTGERFVELWVQSLGTPDRRRGAPVPLVDRLRADPLLPALLPRLFEIDGLGGPMMFDEVHTDWENRRRHVLPTALAQLAAEGVVDRAALLDGALGRLLRGDRPAALRAFTVLLDELQPGTQEVAARATDYLRLLADAPAPVAVMAQKALRALPDPEPEAVLAASREVLLRPDKALVRGQLTWLDRLARRHPDRAAQIAEVIAVAAGHPAVDVRDRAAALTARHGPTPAAGGPAPAAEPASAGGPAVAGARGDDLPHPGPPAPAPAPITDLDELTEEVAALVGTEHRGEPLDRILDGLVRLAPTDGPRLRAALDPVLARRHWAWAAEHSWDPCCLCGLVSDLLETAGEPRPAAPQRGRWAALLAAVRRTDPQGPPRELTVTDPRVPAPHALLRARLAEVGHHLGEPGHPGLLAAPTSANGALDPLALLERLTALGERQPWRWDLTQALLRLPTGVDDTLAGKAEALRTPAGDRVAAWLRAGGLPDPVARLVPLARRPRKVGYDWQHDQLPPRRIAVELRPPAGYPDPYGLLTVDPPPMETDHATWARMWPSVLPHHLGVVAAYVLPQVTAAADLDRRDGALALPLLAECGGPGGPAVDVALAYGLAARHGVDRVATLDALLGLAATGRLDAAGVGARLGDLGAGQLVKLTRAVEPLRDAAGAGAPLSVWRLLAAALPPLLAAATPPRGLPDLLTLAAETATATGVRIEVPGLAEVAGRGGTSRVVTEARRLHRALAAG; this is translated from the coding sequence GTGAAGTCCACGGTCCGGCGTCGGCGGGAGCTGGCGGCCGGCGGCAGCAGCGACCTGTTCGACCTCGTCGACGCCGGGTCGGCCGACCTCGTCGCCGTGGCCCTGACCGGGCTGCCCGAGCAGCGCCGCCGGGCCGTCGGCGTCGAGCTGACCGAGTGGTTCAAGACGCACCGGTCCACCTTCTGGGGCAGCGCCAAGGGCACCGCCCTGGCCGTCGCCGTGGTCGGCTGCCTGCCCACGGCCGCCCAGGCCGCCGCGCTGCTGAGCCGCCGGTCCGTCGCCATCGACGGCGACCGGGCGGCCCGGCTCGTCCGCGTCGTCGCCGTCGAGCGGGGCATCGACTGGCTGCCCGAGCTGGCCCGCCGGATGGCCGACAAGCTGACCCGCGACGTCTGGCTCGGGCACTGGCGGTTCGTCGCCGGGTTGCTGCCCGCCGACGCCGCGCCGCCGACCGGGGAGCGCTTCGTCGAGCTGTGGGTGCAATCGCTGGGCACTCCCGACCGCCGCCGCGGCGCGCCCGTGCCGCTGGTCGACCGGCTGCGCGCCGACCCGCTGCTGCCCGCGCTGCTGCCCCGGCTGTTCGAGATCGACGGGCTCGGCGGGCCGATGATGTTCGACGAGGTCCACACCGACTGGGAGAACCGGCGGCGTCACGTCCTGCCGACCGCGCTCGCGCAGCTCGCCGCCGAGGGCGTCGTCGACCGGGCCGCCCTGCTCGACGGCGCGCTCGGCCGGCTCCTGCGTGGCGACCGCCCGGCCGCGCTGCGCGCGTTCACCGTCCTGCTCGACGAGCTCCAGCCCGGCACGCAGGAGGTCGCCGCCCGCGCCACCGACTACCTGCGGCTGCTCGCCGACGCCCCGGCGCCCGTCGCCGTCATGGCGCAGAAGGCCCTGCGCGCCCTGCCCGACCCCGAGCCGGAGGCGGTGCTCGCGGCCTCCCGCGAGGTGCTGCTGCGCCCCGACAAGGCGCTGGTGCGCGGCCAGCTCACCTGGCTCGACCGGCTCGCCCGCCGGCACCCGGACCGCGCGGCCCAGATCGCCGAGGTGATCGCCGTCGCGGCGGGGCACCCCGCCGTCGACGTGCGCGACCGGGCGGCGGCCCTGACCGCCCGGCACGGTCCCACCCCGGCCGCCGGCGGTCCCGCCCCGGCCGCCGAACCGGCGTCGGCCGGCGGTCCGGCGGTCGCCGGCGCGCGCGGCGACGACCTGCCCCACCCCGGGCCGCCCGCGCCCGCGCCGGCCCCGATCACCGACCTCGACGAGCTCACCGAGGAGGTCGCCGCGCTCGTCGGCACCGAACACCGCGGCGAGCCCCTCGACCGGATCCTCGACGGGCTGGTCCGGCTCGCCCCCACCGACGGCCCGCGGCTGCGCGCCGCGCTCGACCCCGTCCTCGCCCGCAGGCACTGGGCCTGGGCCGCCGAGCACAGCTGGGACCCGTGCTGCCTGTGCGGCCTCGTCAGCGACCTGCTGGAGACCGCCGGGGAGCCCCGCCCGGCCGCCCCGCAGCGCGGCCGGTGGGCCGCGCTGCTCGCCGCCGTGCGACGCACCGACCCGCAGGGGCCGCCGCGCGAGCTGACCGTCACCGACCCCCGGGTGCCGGCGCCGCACGCCCTGCTGCGCGCCCGCCTCGCCGAGGTCGGCCACCACCTCGGCGAGCCCGGCCACCCCGGCCTGCTCGCCGCCCCCACCTCGGCCAACGGCGCGCTCGACCCGCTGGCCCTGCTGGAACGGCTCACGGCGCTCGGCGAGCGCCAGCCCTGGCGGTGGGACCTCACCCAGGCGCTGCTGCGGCTGCCCACCGGCGTCGACGACACCCTCGCCGGCAAGGCGGAGGCGCTGCGCACCCCGGCCGGCGACCGGGTGGCCGCCTGGCTGCGCGCCGGCGGGCTGCCCGACCCGGTCGCCCGGCTCGTCCCGCTCGCCCGCCGCCCCCGCAAGGTCGGCTACGACTGGCAGCACGACCAGCTCCCGCCCCGGCGGATCGCGGTCGAGCTGCGTCCCCCGGCCGGCTACCCCGACCCGTACGGGCTGCTGACCGTCGACCCGCCGCCGATGGAGACGGACCACGCCACCTGGGCACGGATGTGGCCGTCGGTGCTGCCGCACCACCTCGGCGTCGTCGCCGCGTACGTGCTGCCGCAGGTGACCGCCGCCGCCGACCTGGACCGGCGCGACGGCGCGCTGGCGCTGCCCCTGCTCGCCGAGTGCGGCGGCCCCGGCGGGCCCGCCGTCGACGTGGCGCTGGCCTACGGGCTCGCCGCGCGCCACGGCGTCGACCGGGTCGCCACGCTGGACGCCCTGCTCGGCCTGGCCGCGACGGGCCGGCTGGACGCCGCCGGGGTGGGCGCGCGGCTGGGTGACCTGGGCGCGGGCCAGCTGGTGAAGCTGACCCGGGCCGTCGAGCCGCTGCGCGACGCGGCCGGCGCAGGCGCGCCGCTGAGCGTGTGGCGACTGCTCGCCGCGGCGCTGCCGCCGCTGCTCGCCGCGGCGACCCCGCCCCGGGGCCTGCCCGACCTGCTGACCCTGGCCGCCGAGACGGCCACGGCCACCGGGGTGCGCATCGAGGTGCCGGGGCTGGCCGAGGTTGCCGGGCGCGGCGGGACGAGCCGGGTGGTGACCGAGGCGCGCCGCCTGCACCGGGCGCTCGCCGCCGGCTGA